Sequence from the Streptomyces mobaraensis NBRC 13819 = DSM 40847 genome:
ACCGCGTTCGAGACCAGGTTCTGCCACAGCATGCCCAGTTGCGTCCGGTCGCCGACCACCGTGGGCAGCGGGTCGTGGGTGATCTCCGCGCCCGACTCCTCGACCGGCACGCTCAGCGTGTCCAGCGTGGCCTCCAGGACGGCCTCCAGGTCCACGGTGTCGTGGTCGTTGTGCACCCGGCCGACGCGGGAGAAGGCCAGCAGGTCGTTGATGAGCACCTGCATGCGGTTGGCGCCGTCCACCGCGAAGCCGATGTACTGGTGCGCCCGCTCGTCCAGGCCGTCCCCGTACCGGCGTTGCAGCAGCTGGCAGAAGCTCGCCACCTTCCGCAGCGGCTCCTGGAGGTCGTGCGAGGCCACGTACGCGAACTGCTCCAGCTCGGCGTTGGAGCGGCGGAGCTCGGCGGCCTGCTCGTCGAGCAGCGTGCGGGCCTTCTCGCTGAACTCCAGCTGGCCCACCATGCGTTGCCGCATCGCCTCCACGTCACCGGCCAGCCGGCGCAGGTCGGCCGGGCCGGTGGCCGCGATCGGGCGAGTGAAGTGGCCCTGGGCGACCAGCCGGGCGTCCGCGCCGAGCCGTTCCAGCGGGGTGGTGACGCCGCGGCGCAGCCCCTCGAAGATCAGGGCGGCCACCAGGAGGATCACCGCGGCGATGGCGGTGAAGACCCCGTTGCGGAGCCGGCGGGTGTCGGCCAGGTCGTCGCTGGTGCCGGCCCGCTCCTCGGTCAGGTGCCGCTGCTGCTCCTGGAGGGAGGTGCGGACGGCGTCGAAGGGGCCCTTGCCGCCGCCCGCCCCTTCGAGGACCCGTCCGGCCTCGGCGCCCTGGGCCGCCACGACCGGCCGGGCGACCCGCGCCTGCCACGCCTCGGCCCGGTCCAGCACCCGGTCCAGGTCCGCCCGGGCCGCCGGCTCGTCGCCGACCAGCCGGCGCAGCCGGGCGACGGCCGCCCTCTCGTCCGCCACGCCCTGGGTGTACGGCTCCAGGAACTCCCGCCGGCCCGTGAGGCCGTAACCCCGCACGCCCGTCTCCTGGTTCACCAGCGAGTTCTCCAGCCGCACGGCCTCGACCAGCGCCGGGGAGCGGACGCCGACCAGGTGGTCGCTGATCGACGCGGTCCGGGCCAACGCCCAGGCCCCCACGGCGCCGAGCACCGCGAGCACCGCGAGCGTCGAGCACACACCGACGCGCAGCCACCGGCGCGTCGTCCAGCCCGGCCGGCCGGCCGGGGCCGGCGCACCGCCGGAGCCGCCGTCCCCCGCGGGTCTGTCCGCCGGGGACTCCGGGGAACCGCCCTGTTGAGGAGCAGTCTCGACCGCCACGTTCTCCGCCTTCCCTCTCCGTTCCCCGGGGCTGCTTCCCCGGCGTCCGCGCCGTCACACCGTATCGGTGACGTGACAACACTAGTTGTCGGGAGGGCGGTACAAGATCTAGGGTGTGCGTCATGCCCGGCACCCATTTCTCCCCGCGCCTCGCCGAAAGCGAGATCTCCGCGATGGTGGAGGGAGCGCTCGCGGGCCTGGCGCACCGCCTGGCCCACCGGTCGTTCCGCCTGCTGCCCGCCGCCGGCGGGCCCGCGGACCCCGACGGCGCCCGGGCCGAGGCCCTGGCGTACCTCCACATGCTGGTCCACCTGCAACGGGCCGTGCAGCGCCTGACGGACCGCGCGGCCGAGGAGGCCGCGCGCACCGGGGCCGGCTATCCCCAGATCGGGCGGGCCTGCGAGATGAGTCGTCAGGGGGCCCGCAACCGCTGGCCCGGCATCGTGCACGGCACCACCCACCGTCCCCCGAAGCACACCGAGCGGAGCCGATGATGATGGCCGCCCCCGCGCGCCCCTACGACGTCCTTCTGGTGGAGGACGATCCGGCGGACGCGATGCTCATCAAGGAGGCGCTCCTGGAACACGGAGCCGCCCGCAACCTCACCCAGGTCCAGGACGGCATCGCCGCGCTGGACCACCTGCGCGACCCCGAGCGGCCCCTGCCGGACCTGATCGTGCTCGACCTGAACATGCCGCGGATGAACGGCCGGGAACTGCTGGCCGTCCTCAAGGGGGACGAGGAGCTGCGCACCATCCCGGTCGTCGTGCTGACCACGTCCTCCGCCCCGGACGACGTGACCGACGCCTACCGGCGGTACGCGAACGCGTACGTCACCAAGCCCGTCAACCTCGACGACTTCACCCGCGCGGTGCGCAGCATCGACGCGTTCTACCTGGACACGGCCACGAAACTGCCGCGGCAGTAGGGCCGTTCCGGGCGGTGGCACCCCTCCGGGCTTCCGGAGCCGGTGCCGCCGCTCCGTCGTTTCCGGGGGCGGGTCCCGGGGCGGCGCACGGCGGACGGCCGTCCGCGGCCATGCGGACCGGGATCGTCCGCACGATTCCCGCACAAATATCGTTTTTCTCAGGAACCGTGGCGGCGCCCAGGTCATCTGTACAGGTGAGGCGGGGGGTTGTCGTACTTTCTTTGGCTTTCGGACCGGCAGCGGAGCCGGGCCCGCCGCGGTCTCGCTGTCTTGGAGGTTTTCACGTGCACGTCGGGAAGGGCCGTCGCCCCGTCCTGCTGATATCCGCCCTCATGGGCTCACTGGTGCTGTCCGCCTGTTCCGGGGGGTCGGGCGGCGGCTCCTCGGACGACGCGGGCCCCGCGGCCAAGGTGACCGTGAGCCCGGCGTCCGGCGCCAAGGAGGTCAAGCTCGGCTCGCCGATCTCGGTCAAGGCCGACGGCGGCAAGCTGACCTCGGTGGAGGTGAAGGACGACAAGGGGGAGAAGGTCGAGGGGAAGCTGTCCGGTGACGGCGCCACCTGGCAGTCGGCCGGCAAGGTCAAGCCGCAGACCACCTACACGGTGAAGACCGTGGCGGAGTCGGCCAAGGGCAAGAAGTCCGACTCGACCGCGACTTTCAGCACCCAGCAGGCGCCGAAGGTCAACAAGCTGACCAACACCCCGCAGAACGGGCAGACCGTCGGCACGGGCATGCCGGTCTCGATCCTCTTCGACCACAAGGTGGACAAGGACAAGCGGGCCGAGATCGAGAAGAACTTCAAGGTGACCTCCACCCCGCAGGTGGAGGGCGCCTGGGGCTGGGTGACCGACTACTCCGGTCAGGACCGGCTCGACTGGCGGCCCAAGACCTACTGGCCCAGCGGCACCAAGGTCTCCGTCAAGGGCTCGCTCGCCGGCGTCGACAGCGGCGAGGGCGGCTGGTTCGCCCGCGACTACGACTACGGCTTCACCATAGGCGCCGACCACAAGGCCGTCATCGACGTCCCCGGCCACACGCTGACCATGTACGAGGACGGCAAGCCGGTCGGCAGCGTCAAGGGCTCCGCGGGCTCCCCGGAGGCCCCGACCCGCGGCGGCATCCACACGGTCCGCAGCAAGAACGCGGACGAGACCATGGACTCGTCCACCATCGGCTACGGCAACCAGTGGATGCTGGACGCCAAGTGGGTCACCCACATGACCGCCTCCGGCACCTTTCTGCACTCGGCGCCCTGGAACAACCAGATCGGCGTGGTCAACAACAGCCACGGCTGCTTCGGCATGACCACCGAGGACGCCAAGCGGGTCTACGACTTCCTGCCCATCGGCTCCACCGTGGAGGTCAAGGGCACCTCCAGCACCGTCAAGACCGACGTGGGCAACGGCCTGGAGGTCTGGCAGGAGACCTGGGACCAGTGGCAGAAGCGCAGCGCGCTGAAGAACTGACGCGCGGGACGCGTTGAGGAACCGGCGCGGTCACGCGCCGGGGACCGCGCCGACGGGGCGGCCGGGAGGGAGACCTCCGGGCCGCCCCGTCGGGCGTTCCGGGGGCCGCCGCGTGGCGGCCGAGCGCACGGGGCGTCACGGGGCTTGACCCAGCACCCCGCCGTCCCGCAGGGCACGCACCGCGCGCGGGGACAGCGGGCGGAGCGCCTCGCGCAGGGTGTAGCCGTCGCGGTAGCGGTCGATGGCGTCGGCGACCCGCAGGGAGACGTAGGAACAGGCGCCCGTCCGCAGGTTGACGGCGAGGGCGCGGTCGGCGCGGGCGCTGCGCCGGCCGACGACGACGTCCGGGTCCAGGCCGCGGACGGAGTCCGGATGCGGCCCCGGGGGCGGCAGATAGGCACCGGCGACCCGGCCGGGGGCGAGCCGGCCGGCCCGGGCCAGCGGGCGGGCGAGCGCCGCGGCGAGGGCGGTCAGCCGCTCGGCGGACGGCGGGGCCGGATCGAGCACGGGACGCCGCCGGGCCAGGTCGGGACCGGCGTCGCCCAGCGTCACCGGCGCGGAGGCCCAGGACGGCTCGGCCCAGTCGGCCGGCCAGTCGAAGTGGCGGAGCCCGATCACCCGGTCCACGGCGCCCTCCAGCCGGGCCAGCGCCTCCTCCGCGGCCTCGGGCGGGATCCCGGGCGCCCCCAGCCAGAGTTCGGCGACGACCGTCGTGCCCCGGTCGCGGGCGGCGCCGACGGCGGAGGCCAGCCGGTCCCAGGACAGCACGGTGCCGCCGCGGCCCACCGCCCGGTCGGCGGCGGCGCAGACGCCGATGACGGCGAGCCGGGGGTGCCGGTCGGGACGGGGGGACGTTTCCACCGCCGCCCCGGCAGTCTCCGGCACCACGCCGCCCACCAGTTCCCGCAGCCCCACCCGGCCCGCCCAGGGGCCGGACGGCAGCGGGTCGGCCGCGCGTTCGCGCCAGCGCAGGCCGTCGTCCGGGGCCGGGCCGAACGGGTCCGCGAGCTCCCAGGCCAGCCCCCGGGGCGCGGGCGTCAGCCGGGCGTCGGCGAACGGCGGCAGGTGGCCGAGCGCCGGTGCGTGGGCGGTCGCCCAGCGGCCCGTGAGCTCCAGCCGCCGGGCGCGGGGGAGCAGCGCCCGGGCGAGGGCGACGGCGGCGGGCACCTGCTGCTCGCGTTCGACGATCAGCCGTACGACGGCCCCGCGCGGCACATCCGCGCACGCCCCCGCCAGGGCGCCGTCGTACGGGGCCGGGGCCGCCGCGGCGCGCAGCACGTCGGCGGCGGACTCCAGGCTTCCGTCGGCCGGTTCGAGGTCGTCCAGGCGCAGCCGTACGCCGTGCCCCGGCTCGTGGAGCGCGCCCAGTACCGCGCCGAGTCCGCGCAGCCGGTGCAGCCTGGGCCGGGAGGCGTCGCCCAGGGCACGGGTGCCGGCCGTCGCCATCAGCCGGTCTCCGGGCGCCCGGGACCGGGTGCGCAGCGCGCCGCGCGCGGCCTGGCGGGTCAGCTCGGCGACGAAGCGGCGGCCGACGTCGACGACCGTGGCGCCGTCGGGCACTTCGGTGAGCCGCAGGGTGGGGTCGGCGCCGGGCGGCACGATGAGGATCATGCTTCTCCCGCTGTCGCGTGTGGTGGGCTGCCGTGAACTGCCGTGGTCCAGCAAGGGAATTGACGCGACGTACACCGGACAGCTCCACCATATCAGGGTGAAGTGGGGCGTTGGCCCCTGTCGTGCCCTTTCTCCGTTTCTCGCGGGGAACCGGCCCCGTGCCCCCTTGCGGAGCCGGCAAAGTCCGCCCCCGGAGCGGCAGTCGCAAGATCTGGCAACCCGGATTCCGCTCCTGCTACGCTCCCCGCCGTTGATCTTGCACACCACCAAGGGGGAACCCCGCCATGCGCCGTCGCGCCGCCCTCACCATGGCCGCCTGCATAGCCGCCGGCACCACGCTGCTCGCCACTCCCGCCCACGCCTCCGGGAGCGACCGCGTCAAGTGCACCAGCATGAGCAACTGAACACCAGCCCCTCCCGCATCGAAATCATCTACACCAAGAAGGCCGGCTCCCCCATCAAGGCCCACCTCGGCTTCCGCTCCAACGGCACCACCTGGGGTGAGCTGAAGACCATCAGCAAGGGCGAGCGCGCCAACAGCACCTGGAACATGAGCTACCCCTGTGACCGCAAGTACGTGGGCCTGATCAAGGTCGACGGCCAGGGCACCTTCGAGACCCCGCCGGCCACCTGCTGACGGGACGACGCCGACACCGGAGGGCGCGCGGAACGGCCGGCACCGGCCCGTTCCGCGCGCCCTCCGGCGTCTCCTTCCGGTGAACGCCCGGCGTCAGCCGCCCAGCGGCAGCAGGTACTCGACGGCCCGCCGGTCGGTCGGGACGAAG
This genomic interval carries:
- a CDS encoding Ig-like domain-containing protein, whose amino-acid sequence is MHVGKGRRPVLLISALMGSLVLSACSGGSGGGSSDDAGPAAKVTVSPASGAKEVKLGSPISVKADGGKLTSVEVKDDKGEKVEGKLSGDGATWQSAGKVKPQTTYTVKTVAESAKGKKSDSTATFSTQQAPKVNKLTNTPQNGQTVGTGMPVSILFDHKVDKDKRAEIEKNFKVTSTPQVEGAWGWVTDYSGQDRLDWRPKTYWPSGTKVSVKGSLAGVDSGEGGWFARDYDYGFTIGADHKAVIDVPGHTLTMYEDGKPVGSVKGSAGSPEAPTRGGIHTVRSKNADETMDSSTIGYGNQWMLDAKWVTHMTASGTFLHSAPWNNQIGVVNNSHGCFGMTTEDAKRVYDFLPIGSTVEVKGTSSTVKTDVGNGLEVWQETWDQWQKRSALKN
- a CDS encoding sensor histidine kinase, with translation MAVETAPQQGGSPESPADRPAGDGGSGGAPAPAGRPGWTTRRWLRVGVCSTLAVLAVLGAVGAWALARTASISDHLVGVRSPALVEAVRLENSLVNQETGVRGYGLTGRREFLEPYTQGVADERAAVARLRRLVGDEPAARADLDRVLDRAEAWQARVARPVVAAQGAEAGRVLEGAGGGKGPFDAVRTSLQEQQRHLTEERAGTSDDLADTRRLRNGVFTAIAAVILLVAALIFEGLRRGVTTPLERLGADARLVAQGHFTRPIAATGPADLRRLAGDVEAMRQRMVGQLEFSEKARTLLDEQAAELRRSNAELEQFAYVASHDLQEPLRKVASFCQLLQRRYGDGLDERAHQYIGFAVDGANRMQVLINDLLAFSRVGRVHNDHDTVDLEAVLEATLDTLSVPVEESGAEITHDPLPTVVGDRTQLGMLWQNLVSNAVKFRAPDRRPAVHVSAERDGDVWRFAVTDNGIGIGPEYTEKVFALFQRLHTREAYPGTGIGLAMCRKIVEFHGGTIAVDPEHEGGARVVFTLPATGADDSRTTVSAGTGRPAS
- a CDS encoding response regulator, translated to MMAAPARPYDVLLVEDDPADAMLIKEALLEHGAARNLTQVQDGIAALDHLRDPERPLPDLIVLDLNMPRMNGRELLAVLKGDEELRTIPVVVLTTSSAPDDVTDAYRRYANAYVTKPVNLDDFTRAVRSIDAFYLDTATKLPRQ